A single region of the Gopherus evgoodei ecotype Sinaloan lineage chromosome 3, rGopEvg1_v1.p, whole genome shotgun sequence genome encodes:
- the PRR13 gene encoding proline-rich protein 13 isoform X2, with product MSDPNAGQPCAYPGAAFPPNPMYPPGSNPAYPPSVNPAFPPGTVPPGSYPTPPMGVPGQPAYPPGHPIQPPFPSQQPCYPLGPYPPPAPGMPGGMGINPLMPGTVVVGTQVLDKKAAKKMRKKMKKAHKVHKPHKLHKHGKHSSSSSSSSSSSSD from the exons ATGTCGGATCCCAACGCAG GACAGCCTTGTGCCTACCCCGGAGCGGCCTTTCCTCCCAACCCCATGTACCCACCTGGCTCCAATCCTGCCTACCCGCCTTCTGTGAACCCTGCTTTCCCCCCAGGCACAGTGCCCCCTGGCTCCTATCCCACCCCTCCAATGGGGGTTCCAGGGCAGCCTGCATACCCCCCCGGccaccccattcaacccccttttCCCAGCCAGCAGCCTTGCTACCCTCTGGGTCCCTACCCACCACCTGCTCCTGGTATGCCCGGGGGGATGGGTATTAATCCCCTGATGCCTGGGACCGTCGTGGTTGGGACCCAAGTGCTGGACAAGAAGGCAGCGAAGAAGATGAGGAAGAAGATGAAGAAGGCTCACAAGGTGCACAAGCCACACAAGCTGCACAAGCATGGAAAG cattcctcttcctcctcctccagcagcagcagcagcagcgactgA
- the PRR13 gene encoding proline-rich protein 13 isoform X1, protein MITKLRIYLGKVTGHFSSLTMSDPNAGQPCAYPGAAFPPNPMYPPGSNPAYPPSVNPAFPPGTVPPGSYPTPPMGVPGQPAYPPGHPIQPPFPSQQPCYPLGPYPPPAPGMPGGMGINPLMPGTVVVGTQVLDKKAAKKMRKKMKKAHKVHKPHKLHKHGKHSSSSSSSSSSSSD, encoded by the exons GTGACAGGACACTTCTCCTCTCTAACCATGTCGGATCCCAACGCAG GACAGCCTTGTGCCTACCCCGGAGCGGCCTTTCCTCCCAACCCCATGTACCCACCTGGCTCCAATCCTGCCTACCCGCCTTCTGTGAACCCTGCTTTCCCCCCAGGCACAGTGCCCCCTGGCTCCTATCCCACCCCTCCAATGGGGGTTCCAGGGCAGCCTGCATACCCCCCCGGccaccccattcaacccccttttCCCAGCCAGCAGCCTTGCTACCCTCTGGGTCCCTACCCACCACCTGCTCCTGGTATGCCCGGGGGGATGGGTATTAATCCCCTGATGCCTGGGACCGTCGTGGTTGGGACCCAAGTGCTGGACAAGAAGGCAGCGAAGAAGATGAGGAAGAAGATGAAGAAGGCTCACAAGGTGCACAAGCCACACAAGCTGCACAAGCATGGAAAG cattcctcttcctcctcctccagcagcagcagcagcagcgactgA